From Medicago truncatula cultivar Jemalong A17 chromosome 7, MtrunA17r5.0-ANR, whole genome shotgun sequence, a single genomic window includes:
- the LOC11429768 gene encoding uncharacterized protein, whose protein sequence is WAVVFIKPFSLYSLVHSSTLDSVFHHWFELKWSTDNYYRVEDKILKVGEELWRETLPLRGGSCFYQLQGLKPHMWYEVKISYPASIPASFSLQLKRDKSDVVRNNNRRLLNTEKLIFKTDSNQDEAHLVLVAVEPEGFPAKQNVPERQFIIFNIVCDELLLGIPYKAWWVVALAILCLGIAFVVPSFLPLYLLPKNQVLQPDRVSKTS, encoded by the exons CCCTTTTCTCTCTATTCTCTTGTTCATTCCTCTACTCTAGATTCTGTGTTCCATCACTG GTTTGAGTTGAAG TGGTCAACTGATAATTACTATAGGGTCGAggacaaaattttgaaagttgGAGAAGAGCTGTGGAGAGAAACTCTACCATTACGAGGTGGCTCCTGCTTTTATCAATTACAAGGTCTAAAGCCTCATATGTGGTATGAAGTGAAGATATCATATCCGGCATCT ATACCTGCTAGCTTTTCCTTACAATTGAAGAGAGACAAATCAGACGTGGTGCGGAACAATAACAGGAGATTGCTCAACACTGAAAAGCTAATTTTTAAGACCGATAGCAATCAG GATGAAGCTCATTTAGTATTAGTAGCTGTGGAGCCAGAGGGGTTTCCTGCAAAACAGAATGTACCAGAGAGgcaattcattatttttaatatag TGTGTGATGAACTACTGTTAGGCATACCCTACAAAGCTTGGTGGGTAGTGGCACTAGCAATTCTGTGTCTCGGAATTGCATTTGTTGTTCCTTCCTTTCTACCATTGTATTTGCTACCAAAGAATCAAGTGCTACAACCAGATCGTGTTTCAAAAACTTCTTGA
- the LOC11433300 gene encoding heparan-alpha-glucosaminide N-acetyltransferase, whose amino-acid sequence MEEIIGEHSVHVVSEVEPVSAKELPKKVKRVASLDIFRGLTVALMILVDDAGGEWPAIGHAPWNGCNLADFVMPFFLFIVGMAIPLSLKKIPNKLLAVKKVIVRTLKLLFWGLLLQGGYSHAPDHLSYGVDMKHIRWCGILQRIALAYLVVALVEIISRSRQDRDDPEPTNLSIFTLYYWHWLVAACILVVYMPLLYGIHVPDWQFTVHNPDSIYNGTTFTVTCGVRGKLDPPCNAVGYIDREVLGINHVYKKPASRRSEACTVKPPYEGPFKKTAPAWCYAPFEPEGILSSISAILSTIIGLHYGHVLIHLQDHLSRLKQWILLGLALLTLGFILHFSHVIPLNKQLYTLSYVCVTSGAAALVFSAFYVMVDIWGLKLLFIPFKWIGMNAMLVYVMAAEGIFAGFINGWYYDDPRNTLTYWIQEHVFIRVWHSRSAGILLYVIFAEILFWAVIAGILHQLGIYWKL is encoded by the exons ATGGAGGAAATCATAGGTGAGCACAGCGTCCATGTTGTTTCGGAGGTGGAGCCGGTTTCTGCAAAAGAGCTGCCTAAAAAGGTCAAGCGTGTAGCGTCGCTTGATATCTTCCGTGGTCTTACTGTTGCG CTTATGATCTTGGTTGATGATGCTGGAGGAGAATGGCCAGCGATTGGTCATGCACCATGGAATGGCTGCAATCTCGCTGATTTTGTCATGCCTTTCTTTTTGTTCATTGTGGGCATGGCCATCCCACTTTCTCTCAAG AAAATACCGAATAAACTTCTAGCTGTTAAAAAGGTGATAGTAAGAACACTCAAACTCCTCTTCTGGGGTCTGCTCTTACAAG GTGGTTACTCACATGCTCCTGACCATCTATCTTACGGAGTTGACATGAAACACATACGGTGGTGTGGCATTCTTCAG AGAATTGCTCTTGCATATTTGGTTGTGGCACTGGTGGAGATAATTTCAAGAAGTAGACAAGATAGAGATGATCCAGAACCCACAAACCTCTCAATCTTCACGTTGTACTATTGGCATTG GCTGGTAGCGGCATGTATACTCGTTGTTTACATGCCTTTACTGTATGGAATACATGTTCCAGATTGGCAATTCACTGTCCATAATCCAGACAGCATATATAATGGCACCACTTTCACC GTGACCTGTGGTGTCAGAGGGAAACTTGACCCTCCTTGCAATGCTGTGGGATATATTGACAGAGAGGTGCTTGGAATTAATCATGTGTATAAGAAGCCAGCTTCGAGGAGATCTGAA GCTTGTACCGTGAAACCCCCATATGAAGGGCCTTTTAAAAAAACTGCTCCTGCGTGGTGTTATGCTCCTTTTGAACCAGAAGGAATTTTAAG CTCAATATCTGCTATTCTATCAACGATCATCGGATTGCATTATGGACATGTACTCATACACTTGCAG GATCATCTTTCTAGATTAAAGCAATGGATTCTCCTTGGCTTAGCTCTCCTTACTTTAGGATTTATTCTTCACTTCTCTCACG TCATTCCTCTGAATAAACAGTTGTACACACTGAGCTATGTTTGCGTAACATCTGGTGCTGCGGCATTAGTTTTTTCAGCCTTCTATGTAATG GTTGATATTTGGGGACTGAAATTATTGTTCATCCCTTTTAAATGGATCGGTATGAACGCCATGCTTGTCTATGTCATGGCAGCTGAGGGAATCTTTGCAGGATTCATTAACGGGTGGTATTATGACGACCCTCGTAATACATTG ACCTATTGGATCCAAGAGCATGTCTTCATTAGAGTTTGGCATTCAAGGAGTGCAGGCATTCTACTGTATGTGATCTTCGCCGAGATCCTATTCTGGGCTGTCATAGCAGGCATTTTGCACCAATTGGGCATATATTGGAAgctttga